CGCGCTGCTGGACCGGGCCAATACGGGAGACAACACGCCGGCGTTCGTGGACGTGACCGTGCGCCCGGGCAAAGGCGCCCGCGTGCACGTGATGCTGAAGGGCGGCGGCTCCGATAACGCGTCGGCGCTCGCCATGCTCGACCCGTCGGCGGGGCTGGACGGGGTGCGGCGCTTCGTTCTCGAGACCGTGCAGGCCAAGGCGAGCGGCGCATGCCCGCCGGTGGTGGTTGGCGTGGGGGTAGGGACGACGTTCGACAAGGTGGGCTCGCTGGCCAAGAAGGCGCTCCTGCGCGCGGTCGGGGAGACCAACCCGGATCCGCGTCTCGCGGCGCTTGAGCGTGACCTGCTTGCCGAGATCAACGCGCTCGGCATAGGACCCGGCGGACTCGGCGGCGACACGACCGCGCTGGCGGTACACCTGGCCAGCGCTCCCTGCCACATCGCCGCGCTCCCGGTCGCTGTGAACATGGGATGCAGCGCGGTCAGGTCGGTGAGCGTCGATGTCGGCTGACATGCGGCAGGGTAAGGGCCTCGAGCAGGCCGGGACGACCGTCGGGGTCTCGGCAGGCGCCTACCGAAGGCTTGCGCGAAACCCCAAGTTCCGCCGCCTGTGGCTCAGCCAGTTCGTGAGCGGGACAGGCGATTGGCTCGTTATCGGCTTCCTGATGCCGCTCGTGACACGGTTGTCAGGCGGCTCGTCGTTCGCAGTCGCCGGCATTCTCATCGCCAAGATCATCCCGGCGCTCGTGTTCTCCTCGGTCATCGGGGTGTTCGTGGACAGGTTCGACCGGCGCAGAACGATGATCGCGGCCGACGTGGTTCGCTCCGTGCTCGCGCTGGGGCTCATCGCCGTGGCGGGTTTCAGTCCCGGACTGCAGCTCGCGCTCATCTACATCGTCGTGCTGCTCATGGAGACCGCGTCGCTGTTCTTCTTCCCGGCCAAGAACGCGCTCATCCCGTACCTGGTCGAAGATGACGACATGCCTGCGGCCAACGGGCTCTCGTACACGACGCAGCAGGCGAGCATGCTGGTGGGACTCGCCGCGTCCGGCGCCATTCTCGCAGGGTTCGAGGCGATCGTGCATGCGGTGATGTCGCTCGATATCGTGCTTGTGGACACGCTCATCGAGTTCTTCAAGCCCGCGCTTCTCGGCCCGCGTGCCGGCGTGTTCCTCGACTCGCTCACCTTCCTCATATCCGCCGTCGCGATCCTTGGCATACGGGTCAGGGCGAAGGCACCTTCCGAGGACGGCGCTCTCGACCTGTCGCTTGTGGGCAAGGACGTCGTGGAGTCGTTCCGCTTCCTTGGCCAGCACGGCGAACTCAGGGGCTTCCTTGTGACGATCGGGATGGCGATCCTCGGAGGCGGGACGATCATCCCGGTGGGGCTCACCTTCGTGCAGCAGGAGCTTTCCGGCTTTGGACCGTTCATGGGCCGCAGCGAGCTCCTGCAAAGCCTTGCCGCTTCGCCCCAGACGTTCATGCTCGTGTTCCTTGCACTAGGGATGGTCGCCGGGGCGCTTGTCGTCCCCCGTCTGGCCGGTCAGCTATCGCTGCAGCTGCTGTTCCTTGGCGGTGTCGCCGGGTTCGGCGTGGCGATGTTCGGTTTCGCGAGTTCCGGCACGTACGGCGTGGCGGGCATCTTCGCCGCAGTCGCAGGACTGTTCATCGCGACCGTGACCGTGGCAGGGAACACCTACGTGATCTGTACCGTCGCCGATGAGATCCGCGGGCGTGTGTTCACAGCCCTCGAATCGGTGATTCGTGTCTCACTCCTGCTCTCGATGATCGTCATGGCCCCGATAGGCGACTTTGCGGCGAAGATCGTGAGGCGCATCGTGGAGTTGCAGGAGATGAATCTCAGCAACGTGACGGTCTCGGGTTCGCAGGTCGCCCTGCAGCTCGCGTCGCTGATCGTGCTGGCTGCGGCCGTGTACGCCTTCCGCACCCTGAACTGGCGGACTGCTCAGGAGCATGCCGATGCGTGACCCGGTCGACATACGGCTGCCCGCCTCGCGAAAGCAGCTCGCATCGCTTGCTGCCGGTGATACGGTGGCGCTCAGCGGACCGGTGTTCACGGCCCGCGACACGACCCACGCGCGGCTGGTCGCCGAGCTTGAGGCCGAAGAGCGACTTCCGTATGGCCTGGCGGGTCAGACGCTGCTGTACGCGGGGCCGACACCCGCGGCGGCCGGACGTGCGGTGGGCTCGGTCGGGCCGACGACTGCCAGGCGTATGGATTCGTACACACCGGCTCTTCTGGAAGCGGGTATCGTCGCGATGATCGGCAAGGGCGCTCGCGGCGCCGCCGTCATCGAGGCGTGCGCGCGTCTTGGGGCGGTCTACTTCGCAGCGGTGGGCGGTGCGGCCGCGCTGCTTGCGACCCACGTCCGTGCTGCGGAGATCGTCGCCTATCCTGAACTCGGCACAGAGGCGCTGATGCGCCTGGAGCTCGACAAGTTCCCTGTCTTCGTGGCGATCGACACGGCCGGCCACGATCTCTACTCAGAGGCGCCCGAGGACTGGCGTGGGCGCGCCGGAGCCGGAGTTGGTGAGCGATGACCGCCAGGGGAGTTCTCATCACACTCGAAGGCGGCGAGGGCTGCGGCAAGTCCACGCAACTCAGGTTGCTCTCAGACAGGCTGCGGGCGGCGGGATTCACCGTCACCATCGTTCGTGAACCCGGCGGTACCGCCGTGGGAGAGGCCGTGCGATCGATACTGCTGGATCGGGATCATGAAGGACTGGACTACCTTGCCGAACTTCTGCTGTACGAGGCCAGTCGTGCTCAGCTCGTCGCGCAGGTCATTCGACCGGCGCTGGCCTCGGCCGGTATCGTCATATGCGACCGCTTCGCTGATTCCTCCACCGCCTATCAGGGCTACGGTCGAGATCTTCCGCTCGATGAGGTGCGGGCACTCAACAGGGCAGCCACAGGAGGTCTGGTGCCGGACCTGACGATCGTGCTCGACGTCCCGCCCGAGGTCGGCCTGGCGCGAGCGTCGAGGGAGTCACAGCCCGATCGACTCGAGGCGGAGTCGGTGGCTTTCCACGAGCGTGTTCGCGAGGGCTTCCTCGAGATCGCCGCCGCAGAACCGGAGCGGACGGTTGTCGTGGACGCGAGCGGTTCCGTCGCCGATGTCGCAGCGCTCGTATCGAAGGCGGTTCGCTCCATACCCGTCATCGGAGTGGTCTTCGGAGGTACGGACGAATGAGTCGCCCTTGCGTCTGGGACGACATCATCGGCCAGCAGAGGGTCGTCGAGCACCTGAGGACCACGGTGACCACGGAAGCCGTCGGTCATGCCTACCTGTTCGTCGGAGCTCCGGGAGCCGGGAAGAAGACAGCGGCGAAGGCGTTCGCATGCGCGCTCTACTGCCACGACGACGGATGCGGTGCCTGCTCGACGTGTTTTCGCATCAAGAAGGGCTTCCACCCCGACGTCCACATCATCGGTCCGGAGGGTGCGGCCACCTACATGGTCCCCCAGATCCGGCAGGTGATCCACGATGTCGGTCTGAGGCCCGTCGACGGCGACCGCAAGATCTACATCATCGAATCGGCGGACACGTTCAACGACTCTTCGGCCAACGCGTTCCTCAAGACTCTCGAGGAGCCGCCGGACGACGTGGTGATCGTGCTGCTTGCGCCCTCTTTCGACTCGGTGCTGCCTACGATCGCGTCCCGCTGCCAGATCGTGCGTTTCCGCCGCATTCCACCTCAGACCGCCGAGCGCCTGCTTGTCGAACGGACCGGCGCGCAGCCCACCGAAGCGCGCGCCGCTCTCGCCGCGACCGGCGGCGTTCTGTCCCGCGCCAAGGAGTTCCTCGCGTCGCCCTCTCGCCGGGAGGCGAGGACCGCGATGTTGCGGGTGCTGAAGGACCTTCCCGTGATGGACGGCCACGACGTGCTGCGCAGCGCTCGCGAACTGCTTGCCGCCGTCAAGGCGCCGCTTGAGGAACTCAAGGAGATCCACTCTGCCGAGGCGCGCGAGCGCCAGGAGTTCCTCGGCACGTCGCCTGGAAAGGCGCTGGCCGACCGGCAGAAGCGGGAACTGACCGCGCGCGAGAGGGAGGGCGTTCACGAGGTTCTGAGTATCGCGGAGAGTTGGCTGAGGGATTGCTTGGTCATGTCACAGGGCGTGGGTGAGTTCGTGTCGAATGACGACGCTTCCGACGCCATGGAGGAGGTGGCTGCGATCATCACTCCTGCGGCTGTGAGCAAGGCGATAGCGGCTGTGAGGGAGACTCGGCGGCGCATCTCGTATAATGTGAGTCCCCAGCTGGCCGTCGAGGCCATGCTCTTCGATATCCAGGAGGTTCTTACGTGCCCACGGTAGTGGGAGTCAAATTGCGTCTCGCGACGAAGGTGCTCTACTTCGATCCTGCAGGCACAACCCCAGATACTTCCGACCACGTTGTGGTCGAGACAGAGCGAGGTACGGAGATAGGTCAGGTCGTTGAGGCGCCGCACGAGGTCGCCAGCGCCGACCTTCCCGCTGCGCTCAAGCCCGTCGTGCGCGTTGCCGACGAGGCTGACCTGGCGACCGCAGCCGAGCTGCGCGAGCGCGAAGACGAGGCGATGCCCATCTTCCGCGAACTTATCGCCAAGCACGGTCTCGACATGAAGCCGATCGACGTCGAGTACCTCTTCGACGGTGCCAAGGTCATCTTCTACTTCTCTGCCGAGGAGCGCGTCGACTTCCGCGAGCTTGTCCGTGAGATGGCTGGCCGCGTGAAGGCGCGAGTGGACATGCGACAGGTCGGAGTGCGCGACGAGGCCC
This genomic interval from Actinomycetota bacterium contains the following:
- a CDS encoding fumarate hydratase, translating into MVDSAAIAVAVRDAIRRAATELRPDVARALRDAANSERSERGCAVLGQLIENCEIAARDAVPLCQDTGTVWVWIELGAEEHVGGDLQGAIDRAVAEAYADGALRMSVCRDALLDRANTGDNTPAFVDVTVRPGKGARVHVMLKGGGSDNASALAMLDPSAGLDGVRRFVLETVQAKASGACPPVVVGVGVGTTFDKVGSLAKKALLRAVGETNPDPRLAALERDLLAEINALGIGPGGLGGDTTALAVHLASAPCHIAALPVAVNMGCSAVRSVSVDVG
- a CDS encoding MFS transporter yields the protein MSADMRQGKGLEQAGTTVGVSAGAYRRLARNPKFRRLWLSQFVSGTGDWLVIGFLMPLVTRLSGGSSFAVAGILIAKIIPALVFSSVIGVFVDRFDRRRTMIAADVVRSVLALGLIAVAGFSPGLQLALIYIVVLLMETASLFFFPAKNALIPYLVEDDDMPAANGLSYTTQQASMLVGLAASGAILAGFEAIVHAVMSLDIVLVDTLIEFFKPALLGPRAGVFLDSLTFLISAVAILGIRVRAKAPSEDGALDLSLVGKDVVESFRFLGQHGELRGFLVTIGMAILGGGTIIPVGLTFVQQELSGFGPFMGRSELLQSLAASPQTFMLVFLALGMVAGALVVPRLAGQLSLQLLFLGGVAGFGVAMFGFASSGTYGVAGIFAAVAGLFIATVTVAGNTYVICTVADEIRGRVFTALESVIRVSLLLSMIVMAPIGDFAAKIVRRIVELQEMNLSNVTVSGSQVALQLASLIVLAAAVYAFRTLNWRTAQEHADA
- a CDS encoding FumA C-terminus/TtdB family hydratase beta subunit; amino-acid sequence: MPMRDPVDIRLPASRKQLASLAAGDTVALSGPVFTARDTTHARLVAELEAEERLPYGLAGQTLLYAGPTPAAAGRAVGSVGPTTARRMDSYTPALLEAGIVAMIGKGARGAAVIEACARLGAVYFAAVGGAAALLATHVRAAEIVAYPELGTEALMRLELDKFPVFVAIDTAGHDLYSEAPEDWRGRAGAGVGER
- the tmk gene encoding dTMP kinase, which encodes MTARGVLITLEGGEGCGKSTQLRLLSDRLRAAGFTVTIVREPGGTAVGEAVRSILLDRDHEGLDYLAELLLYEASRAQLVAQVIRPALASAGIVICDRFADSSTAYQGYGRDLPLDEVRALNRAATGGLVPDLTIVLDVPPEVGLARASRESQPDRLEAESVAFHERVREGFLEIAAAEPERTVVVDASGSVADVAALVSKAVRSIPVIGVVFGGTDE
- a CDS encoding DNA polymerase III subunit delta' C-terminal domain-containing protein; translated protein: MSRPCVWDDIIGQQRVVEHLRTTVTTEAVGHAYLFVGAPGAGKKTAAKAFACALYCHDDGCGACSTCFRIKKGFHPDVHIIGPEGAATYMVPQIRQVIHDVGLRPVDGDRKIYIIESADTFNDSSANAFLKTLEEPPDDVVIVLLAPSFDSVLPTIASRCQIVRFRRIPPQTAERLLVERTGAQPTEARAALAATGGVLSRAKEFLASPSRREARTAMLRVLKDLPVMDGHDVLRSARELLAAVKAPLEELKEIHSAEARERQEFLGTSPGKALADRQKRELTAREREGVHEVLSIAESWLRDCLVMSQGVGEFVSNDDASDAMEEVAAIITPAAVSKAIAAVRETRRRISYNVSPQLAVEAMLFDIQEVLTCPR